One Oryzomonas sagensis DNA segment encodes these proteins:
- the ndk gene encoding nucleoside-diphosphate kinase, translated as MERTFAIIKPDAVERKLAGKILDRIEANGFAIRGMKKIKMTREQAEGFYYVHKERPFFNDLCAFMSRSPVIVLCLEKDNAIADWRTLMGATNPANAEAGTIRKDFAINIEENSAHGSDAPETAAFEIPYFFNAFELV; from the coding sequence ATGGAACGTACATTCGCCATCATCAAGCCGGACGCCGTCGAGCGCAAGCTGGCCGGAAAGATTCTGGACAGGATCGAGGCCAACGGCTTCGCCATTCGCGGCATGAAGAAGATCAAGATGACCAGGGAGCAGGCCGAAGGTTTCTACTACGTGCACAAGGAGCGCCCTTTCTTCAACGACCTGTGCGCTTTCATGTCCCGCAGCCCGGTGATCGTGCTCTGCCTGGAGAAGGACAACGCCATCGCCGACTGGCGTACCCTGATGGGCGCCACCAATCCGGCCAACGCCGAGGCGGGCACCATCCGCAAGGACTTCGCCATCAACATCGAGGAAAACTCGGCCCACGGTTCCGATGCTCCCGAAACGGCCGCCTTCGAGATTCCCTACTTCTTCAACGCATTCGAACTGGTGTAA
- the htpX gene encoding zinc metalloprotease HtpX, translated as MNMLKTTLLMGLLTVLLVTIGAAIGGRGGMTMAFLLAAGMNFFSYWFSDKVVLSMYGARQIEEADDPRFYGIVRRLAQRANLPMPKVYLIDSDTPNAFATGRNPEHAAVAATTGIMRILGDDELAGVMAHELAHVKNRDILISTIAATFAGAITYLAHMAQWAAIFGGGRRDDDEGGGGVFGMILMAILAPIAAMLVQMAISRSREFGADAGGASISGNPLSLANALQKLEMANQRIPMEANAATAHMFIVNPLTGDGLMTLFSTHPPIPERVARLQDMSRTHSY; from the coding sequence ATGAATATGCTGAAGACGACACTGCTCATGGGGCTTTTGACCGTCCTCCTGGTGACCATCGGGGCCGCCATTGGTGGCAGGGGGGGCATGACCATGGCCTTTCTGCTGGCCGCCGGCATGAACTTCTTCTCCTACTGGTTCTCGGACAAGGTGGTCCTCTCCATGTACGGCGCCCGCCAGATCGAGGAGGCGGACGACCCGCGCTTTTACGGGATCGTGCGCCGCCTGGCCCAGCGGGCCAACCTGCCCATGCCCAAGGTGTACCTGATCGACTCCGACACCCCCAACGCCTTTGCCACCGGCCGCAACCCGGAGCACGCCGCCGTGGCCGCCACCACCGGGATCATGCGCATCCTGGGGGACGATGAACTGGCCGGGGTCATGGCCCATGAGCTGGCCCACGTCAAGAACAGGGACATTCTCATCTCGACCATTGCCGCCACCTTTGCCGGGGCGATCACCTATCTGGCCCACATGGCCCAATGGGCCGCCATCTTCGGCGGCGGCCGGCGCGACGACGACGAGGGGGGTGGCGGCGTCTTCGGCATGATCCTCATGGCCATCCTGGCCCCCATCGCCGCCATGCTGGTGCAGATGGCCATCTCCCGGTCGCGGGAATTCGGCGCCGACGCCGGCGGGGCCAGCATCTCCGGCAATCCGCTCTCCCTGGCCAACGCCCTGCAAAAACTGGAGATGGCCAACCAGCGCATCCCCATGGAGGCCAATGCAGCCACGGCCCACATGTTCATCGTCAACCCCCTGACCGGCGACGGCCTGATGACCCTCTTCTCCACCCATCCCCCCATCCCTGAGCGGGTGGCGCGCCTGCAGGACATGTCGCGGACGCACAGCTATTGA
- the rsmB gene encoding 16S rRNA (cytosine(967)-C(5))-methyltransferase RsmB — translation MSALAPSTANPRQAACRVLLRIAKEGGFADRLIDHELEKGHLTGPDRGLFPELVFGVLRRRGSLDHILAQLVEKPLDTLQPQVVAILRLGLYQLAYLDRIPESAAVNESVNLAREMVPRAGGLINAVLRTYLRRKDGLTFPDPAANPAAALAARHSQPEWLVAQWLGQLDRPGAEALAEASSRQPPLTLRTNTLRTTRDELLRLFTEDGVSAVRCAHSPHGIQVEGRHQIPTLPGYREGLFCVQDEASQMVALLLAPQPGERVLDCCAAPGGKATHLAQLMANRGELLATDISRAKLPVIREAAQRLGIDCLAVATVDLHRPETFPAGTFDRVLLDAPCSGLGVIRRNPEAKWRLTPDDILRLAAAQKAMCANAATMVKSGGILVYSTCSTSREENEQVVQDFLSRHPDYVLEDLNGLFPDNRELFTAEGMFRAWPHRHNMDGFFAARLRKL, via the coding sequence TTGAGCGCCCTGGCCCCCAGCACCGCCAACCCCCGTCAAGCCGCCTGCCGGGTCCTGCTCCGCATCGCCAAGGAGGGGGGCTTCGCCGACCGGCTCATCGACCACGAACTGGAGAAGGGACACCTGACCGGCCCGGACCGGGGGCTGTTCCCGGAACTGGTCTTCGGCGTGCTCCGCCGCCGGGGCAGCCTCGACCACATCCTGGCGCAACTCGTGGAGAAACCGCTCGATACGCTGCAGCCCCAGGTTGTGGCGATCCTGCGCCTGGGACTGTACCAGCTGGCCTACCTGGACCGGATTCCCGAATCCGCCGCCGTCAACGAGTCGGTCAACCTGGCCAGGGAGATGGTGCCCCGCGCCGGCGGCCTGATTAACGCCGTGCTGCGCACTTACCTGCGCCGCAAGGACGGCCTCACCTTTCCCGATCCCGCCGCCAACCCGGCCGCGGCCCTGGCCGCCCGCCACTCCCAGCCGGAATGGCTCGTAGCCCAGTGGCTCGGCCAGCTCGATCGCCCGGGAGCAGAGGCCCTGGCCGAGGCGTCGTCCCGGCAACCGCCCCTGACCCTACGCACCAACACCCTGCGGACGACGCGGGACGAATTGCTGCGCCTTTTCACCGAGGACGGCGTGTCCGCGGTTCGCTGCGCCCACTCCCCCCACGGCATCCAGGTGGAGGGGCGGCACCAGATCCCCACCCTGCCCGGCTACCGGGAGGGCCTGTTCTGTGTGCAGGACGAGGCATCCCAGATGGTCGCCCTGCTCCTGGCACCGCAGCCGGGGGAGCGGGTGCTGGACTGCTGCGCCGCACCGGGCGGCAAGGCGACCCACCTGGCGCAGTTGATGGCAAACCGCGGCGAACTGCTGGCCACGGACATCTCCCGCGCCAAGCTTCCGGTGATCCGGGAGGCGGCCCAGCGGCTCGGCATCGACTGCCTCGCCGTCGCCACCGTTGACCTGCACCGCCCCGAGACCTTTCCCGCCGGGACCTTCGACCGGGTTCTCCTGGACGCCCCCTGCTCCGGCCTGGGGGTCATCCGCCGCAATCCCGAGGCAAAGTGGCGGCTCACGCCGGACGATATCCTGCGCCTGGCCGCGGCCCAGAAGGCCATGTGCGCCAATGCCGCGACCATGGTGAAAAGCGGCGGCATTCTCGTCTATTCCACCTGTTCCACCTCCCGGGAGGAGAACGAGCAGGTGGTGCAGGATTTCCTTTCGCGCCACCCCGATTATGTGCTAGAAGACCTGAACGGACTTTTCCCGGACAATCGGGAGCTGTTCACGGCCGAAGGGATGTTCCGCGCCTGGCCCCACCGCCACAACATGGACGGCTTCTTCGCGGCGCGGCTGCGCAAGTTATAA